Proteins co-encoded in one Amaranthus tricolor cultivar Red isolate AtriRed21 chromosome 7, ASM2621246v1, whole genome shotgun sequence genomic window:
- the LOC130817518 gene encoding endoglucanase 16: protein MKITSINMASWMFMAITVAILGGFNRKMVAAQGGFDYKEALSKAIMFLECQRSGKLPPTNRIPWRGDSGLDDGKLANVDLVGGYYDAGDNVKYGLPMAFTVTTLAWGAIFYESQLQAAGELDHMREAIKWGTDYFLKCSSRRNRLYVQVGDPVQDHQCWIRPENMKTPRTVLQINEHQPGTEIAAETAAAMAAASIVFRKIDYPYARKLLNKAKSLFRFAGSYKGTFDGECPFYCSFSGFNDEMQWAATWLYKATLNQTYYDYIEDQSVDASISEFNWDLKYAGSQILLTQLYFEGQKNLDEYKRMADSYICAVLPGSPYAQAPFTPGGLLYMRDGANLQYATAASFAFSVYGDLLARYNQKVICGQKEFGSADLLAFAKRQMDYILGDNPKQRSYMVGFGKNFPQQPHHRGASNPVLPLTEVVSCARTFIDYFTKNAPNPNELTGAIVGGPDKSDNFEDRRNIGNYEEPCTYINSLAIGPLARLAVPS from the exons atgaagATAACATCTATAAATATGGCATCATGGATGTTCATGGCAATAACGGTTGCAATTTTGGGAGGGTTTAACAGGAAAATGGTCGCGGCCCAAGGAGGATTTGACTACAAAGAGGCATTAAGTAAGGCGATTATGTTCTTAGAATGTCAAAGATCTGGGAAGCTTCCACCTACAAACAGGATCCCCTGGCGTGGTGATTCTGGCCTTGATGATGGCAAGCTTGCTAAT GTCGATTTGGTAGGAGGATACTACGATGCAGGAGACAATGTAAAGTACGGATTACCAATGGCGTTCACAGTAACAACGCTGGCATGGGGTGCTATATTCTATGAATCTCAGCTACAGGCTGCAGGAGAGCTTGATCATATGAGAGAAGCCATCAAATGGGGAACTGATTATTTCCTAAAATGTAGCTCCAGGCGCAATCGTTTATACGTTCAGGTTGGTGATCCCGTACAAGATCATCAGTGTTGGATTCGTCCTGAGAACATGAAGACCCCTCGCACTGTCTTACAAATTAATGAGCATCAACCTGGCACTGAGATTGCTGCTGAAACTGCTGCTGCCATGGCTGCTGCTTCCATTGTGTTCCGCAAAATTGACTATCCTTATGCTCGTAAACTCCTCAACAAGGCCAAATCA TTGTTTAGATTTGCTGGAAGCTATAAAGGAACCTTTGATGGAGAATGCcccttttattgttcattctcaGGATTCAAT GATGAGATGCAATGGGCAGCAACATGGTTGTACAAGGCCACCTTGAATCAAACATATTACGATTATATTGAAGATCAGTCTGTTGATGCTTCCATAAGTGAATTTAATTGGGACCTTAAATATGCTGGAAGCCAGATCCTTCTCACCCAA CTGTATTTTGAAGGACAGAAGAACTTGGACGAGTACAAGAGGATGGCTGACAGTTATATATGTGCAGTCTTACCTGGAAGTCCTTATGCCCAAGCTCCCTTCACTCCTG GAGGACTGCTTTACATGAGAGATGGGGCCAACTTGCAATACGCCACAGCTGCATCGTTCGCATTCAGTGTCTACGGCGATTTACTTGCAAGATACAATCAGAAAGTCATTTGTGGACAGAAAGAATTTGGATCAGCTGATCTCCTTGCCTTTGCTAAAAGACAG ATGGATTATATATTGGGTGACAACCCGAAGCAACGATCATATATGGTAGGGTTCGGAAAAAACTTCCCACAACAGCCGCATCACAGGGGAGCGTCAAACCCTGTGTTGCCACTGACTGAGGTGGTGTCCTGTGCAAGAACATTTATAGACTATTTTACTAAAAATGCTCCAAACCCAAATGAGCTTACCGGTGCCATCGTTGGCGGTCCTGATAAAAGCGATAACTTTGAAGATCGACGTAACATTGGAAACTATGAAGAACCATGTACTTATATTAATTCTCTTGCTATCGGTCCCTTGGCTAGATTGGCTGTTCCATCCTAA
- the LOC130817517 gene encoding probable galacturonosyltransferase 7 isoform X2 — protein MKSGVVSVNGVGISTTKRRWRGFVIAVLGLVFLSMLVPLVFLIGFHHAFHSSPSSSGSGFPSQQQTSLDDRAVGAYESHHYSNYNTMDPERVGKQDLGTSFHIGINGSITKGHPENHVDKNVQKASPERYNVNINSPMALNQGDESEVLCELRFGSYCLWRREYKVAIIDSMVKKLKDRLFVARAYFPSIAKLPAHEKLSKELKQNIQDFERMLTEATTDAELPPHVENKLLKMEAAIAKAKSIPVNCNNVDKKFRQLVDLTEDEANFHTKQSAFLYKLAVHTMPKSLHCLSMRLTVAHFQNPSVGLDDSVTEKFVDPDMYHYVMFSNNVLASSVAINSTVLHAKESKKLVFHVLTDRQNFFAMKLWFIRNTFKKASIQVLNFEDYNTIPGLSLSEEFRVTYQVAKLPKMHYKTNYISLFSHSHYFLPEIFKTLDKIVVLDDDVIVQQDLSALWRLNMGKMVNGAAEFCAVRLGQLDNYLGNINFNRTSCAWMSGLNVINLTSWRKLNLSEKFQTMVQEFRREGRLLEAAASRASLLTFQDLVYALDETWVRSGLGHEYGLDVQSFKNSAVLHYSGNMKPWLELGIPKYKSLWLKFINREDQFLSDCNVIP, from the exons ATGAAGAGCGGTGTAGTAAGCGTTAATGGAGTTGGAATCTCCACCACAAAGCGACGATGGAGAGGCTTTGTAATTGCAGTTCTTGGCCTCGTCTTTCTCTCCATGCTTGTTCCTCTCGTCTTCCTTATCGGATTTCACCATGCTTTTCactcttctccttcttcatctgGATCTG GTTTTCCATCTCAACAACAAACTTctttg GATGATCGTGCTGTGGGAGCTTATGAATCTCACCACTATTCCAATTACAATACTATGGATCCG GAGCGTGTTGGTAAACAAGACCTAGGAAcatcttttcatattgggaTAAATGGATCCATCACTAAGGGACATCCTG AGAATCATGTGGACAAAAATGTCCAAAAAGCATCTCCAGAAAGATAT AATGTCAACATCAACAGTCCTATGGCTTTGAATCAAGGTGATGAAAGTGAAGTGCTATGTGAATTGAGATTTGGTAGCTATTGCCTTTGGCGTCGTGAATATAAGGTAGCTATAATAGATTCCATGGTCAAAAAGTTGAAGGATCGACTATTTGTTGCTCGTGCATACTTCCCAAGCATTGCCAAGCTTCCTGCACACGAGAAATTGTCTAAGGAGTTGAAGCAAAATATACAAGATTTTGAGCGTATGTTGACTGAAGCTACTACAGATGCTGAGCTTCCACCTCA TGTTGAGAATAAGCTGTTGAAAATGGAAGCTGCAATAGCTAAAGCCAAATCAATACCTGTGAATTGCAACAATGTGGACAAGAAATTTAGGCAACTTGTTGATCTAACTGAAGATGAGGCCAATTTCCACACCAAGCAAAGTGCTTTTCTTTATAAACTTGCTGTCCACACCATGCCGAAATCTCTACATTGCCTGTCCATGAGATTGACTGTTGCGCATTTCCAAAACCCCTCTGTGGGTTTGGATGATTCAGTGACAGAGAAATTTGTAGATCCAGATATGTACCATTATGTTATGTTCTCCAACAACGTATTAGCATCATCTGTTGCTATTAATTCTACCGTTTTGCATGCTAAA GAGAGTAAGAAACTGGTTTTCCATGTCTTGACTGACAGACAAAACTTTTTTGCTATGAAGCTATGGTTCATTAGGAACACATTCAAGAAAGCTTCAATTCAAGTATTGAATTTTGAAGACTACAATACGATACCTGGTTTATCACTGTCAGAGGAATTTCGTGTTACCTATCAAGTTGCAAAGCTTCCCAAGATGCATTATAAGACAAACTATATTTCCTTATTTTCTCATTCACACTATTTCCTTCCGGAAATATTCAAGACATTGGACAAAATTGTTGTTCTGGATGATGATGTTATTGTTCAGCAAGACTTGTCAGCATTATGGAGACTCAATATGGGGAAGATGGTCAATGGTGCTGCTGAGTTTTGTGCAGTAAGGTTGGGACAGCTGGACAATTATCTAGgtaatatcaattttaaccgGACATCTTGTGCCTGGATGTCTGGATTGAATGTGATAAACCTGACAAGCTGGAGGAAGCTTAATCTTTCTGAAAAATTCCAAACAATGGTCCAAGAG TTTAGGAGGGAAGGCAGATTGCTGGAAGCTGCTGCATCTAGGGCTAGCTTGCTCACATTTCAAGACCTGGTTTATGCACTTGATGAAACATGGGTTCGGTCAGGTTTGGGTCATGAATATGGTCTAGATGTACAGTCGTTTAAGAATTCTGCGGTGTTGCATTATAGTGGAAACATGAAACCTTGGCTTGAGCTAGGAATTCCAAAATACAAAAGTTTATGGCTCAAGTTTATAAACAGAGAGGACCAGTTTTTGAGTGATTGCAATGTCATTCCATAG
- the LOC130817517 gene encoding probable galacturonosyltransferase 7 isoform X3: protein MKSGVVSVNGVGISTTKRRWRGFVIAVLGLVFLSMLVPLVFLIGFHHAFHSSPSSSGSGFPSQQQTSLQDDRAVGAYESHHYSNYNTMDPERVGKQDLGTSFHIGINGSITKGHPENHVDKNVQKASPERYNVNINSPMALNQGDESEVLCELRFGSYCLWRREYKVAIIDSMVKKLKDRLFVARAYFPSIAKLPAHEKLSKELKQNIQDFERMLTEATTDAELPPHVENKLLKMEAAIAKAKSIPVNCNNVDKKFRQLVDLTEDEANFHTKQSAFLYKLAVHTMPKSLHCLSMRLTVAHFQNPSVGLDDSVTEKFVDPDMYHYVMFSNNVLASSVAINSTVLHAKESKKLVFHVLTDRQNFFAMKLWFIRNTFKKASIQVLNFEDYNTIPGLSLSEEFRVTYQVAKLPKMHYKTNYISLFSHSHYFLPEIFKTLDKIVVLDDDVIVQQDLSALWRLNMGKMVNGAAEFCAVRLGQLDNYLGNINFNRTSCAWMSGLNVINLTSWRKLNLSEKFQTMVQELTGAFPIPLLFNCFPVATC, encoded by the exons ATGAAGAGCGGTGTAGTAAGCGTTAATGGAGTTGGAATCTCCACCACAAAGCGACGATGGAGAGGCTTTGTAATTGCAGTTCTTGGCCTCGTCTTTCTCTCCATGCTTGTTCCTCTCGTCTTCCTTATCGGATTTCACCATGCTTTTCactcttctccttcttcatctgGATCTG GTTTTCCATCTCAACAACAAACTTctttg CAGGATGATCGTGCTGTGGGAGCTTATGAATCTCACCACTATTCCAATTACAATACTATGGATCCG GAGCGTGTTGGTAAACAAGACCTAGGAAcatcttttcatattgggaTAAATGGATCCATCACTAAGGGACATCCTG AGAATCATGTGGACAAAAATGTCCAAAAAGCATCTCCAGAAAGATAT AATGTCAACATCAACAGTCCTATGGCTTTGAATCAAGGTGATGAAAGTGAAGTGCTATGTGAATTGAGATTTGGTAGCTATTGCCTTTGGCGTCGTGAATATAAGGTAGCTATAATAGATTCCATGGTCAAAAAGTTGAAGGATCGACTATTTGTTGCTCGTGCATACTTCCCAAGCATTGCCAAGCTTCCTGCACACGAGAAATTGTCTAAGGAGTTGAAGCAAAATATACAAGATTTTGAGCGTATGTTGACTGAAGCTACTACAGATGCTGAGCTTCCACCTCA TGTTGAGAATAAGCTGTTGAAAATGGAAGCTGCAATAGCTAAAGCCAAATCAATACCTGTGAATTGCAACAATGTGGACAAGAAATTTAGGCAACTTGTTGATCTAACTGAAGATGAGGCCAATTTCCACACCAAGCAAAGTGCTTTTCTTTATAAACTTGCTGTCCACACCATGCCGAAATCTCTACATTGCCTGTCCATGAGATTGACTGTTGCGCATTTCCAAAACCCCTCTGTGGGTTTGGATGATTCAGTGACAGAGAAATTTGTAGATCCAGATATGTACCATTATGTTATGTTCTCCAACAACGTATTAGCATCATCTGTTGCTATTAATTCTACCGTTTTGCATGCTAAA GAGAGTAAGAAACTGGTTTTCCATGTCTTGACTGACAGACAAAACTTTTTTGCTATGAAGCTATGGTTCATTAGGAACACATTCAAGAAAGCTTCAATTCAAGTATTGAATTTTGAAGACTACAATACGATACCTGGTTTATCACTGTCAGAGGAATTTCGTGTTACCTATCAAGTTGCAAAGCTTCCCAAGATGCATTATAAGACAAACTATATTTCCTTATTTTCTCATTCACACTATTTCCTTCCGGAAATATTCAAGACATTGGACAAAATTGTTGTTCTGGATGATGATGTTATTGTTCAGCAAGACTTGTCAGCATTATGGAGACTCAATATGGGGAAGATGGTCAATGGTGCTGCTGAGTTTTGTGCAGTAAGGTTGGGACAGCTGGACAATTATCTAGgtaatatcaattttaaccgGACATCTTGTGCCTGGATGTCTGGATTGAATGTGATAAACCTGACAAGCTGGAGGAAGCTTAATCTTTCTGAAAAATTCCAAACAATGGTCCAAGAG TTGACAGGAGCATTTCCGATTCCACTGCTGTTTAATTGCTTTCCTGTTGCGACATGCTAG
- the LOC130817517 gene encoding probable galacturonosyltransferase 7 isoform X1, which yields MKSGVVSVNGVGISTTKRRWRGFVIAVLGLVFLSMLVPLVFLIGFHHAFHSSPSSSGSGFPSQQQTSLQDDRAVGAYESHHYSNYNTMDPERVGKQDLGTSFHIGINGSITKGHPENHVDKNVQKASPERYNVNINSPMALNQGDESEVLCELRFGSYCLWRREYKVAIIDSMVKKLKDRLFVARAYFPSIAKLPAHEKLSKELKQNIQDFERMLTEATTDAELPPHVENKLLKMEAAIAKAKSIPVNCNNVDKKFRQLVDLTEDEANFHTKQSAFLYKLAVHTMPKSLHCLSMRLTVAHFQNPSVGLDDSVTEKFVDPDMYHYVMFSNNVLASSVAINSTVLHAKESKKLVFHVLTDRQNFFAMKLWFIRNTFKKASIQVLNFEDYNTIPGLSLSEEFRVTYQVAKLPKMHYKTNYISLFSHSHYFLPEIFKTLDKIVVLDDDVIVQQDLSALWRLNMGKMVNGAAEFCAVRLGQLDNYLGNINFNRTSCAWMSGLNVINLTSWRKLNLSEKFQTMVQEFRREGRLLEAAASRASLLTFQDLVYALDETWVRSGLGHEYGLDVQSFKNSAVLHYSGNMKPWLELGIPKYKSLWLKFINREDQFLSDCNVIP from the exons ATGAAGAGCGGTGTAGTAAGCGTTAATGGAGTTGGAATCTCCACCACAAAGCGACGATGGAGAGGCTTTGTAATTGCAGTTCTTGGCCTCGTCTTTCTCTCCATGCTTGTTCCTCTCGTCTTCCTTATCGGATTTCACCATGCTTTTCactcttctccttcttcatctgGATCTG GTTTTCCATCTCAACAACAAACTTctttg CAGGATGATCGTGCTGTGGGAGCTTATGAATCTCACCACTATTCCAATTACAATACTATGGATCCG GAGCGTGTTGGTAAACAAGACCTAGGAAcatcttttcatattgggaTAAATGGATCCATCACTAAGGGACATCCTG AGAATCATGTGGACAAAAATGTCCAAAAAGCATCTCCAGAAAGATAT AATGTCAACATCAACAGTCCTATGGCTTTGAATCAAGGTGATGAAAGTGAAGTGCTATGTGAATTGAGATTTGGTAGCTATTGCCTTTGGCGTCGTGAATATAAGGTAGCTATAATAGATTCCATGGTCAAAAAGTTGAAGGATCGACTATTTGTTGCTCGTGCATACTTCCCAAGCATTGCCAAGCTTCCTGCACACGAGAAATTGTCTAAGGAGTTGAAGCAAAATATACAAGATTTTGAGCGTATGTTGACTGAAGCTACTACAGATGCTGAGCTTCCACCTCA TGTTGAGAATAAGCTGTTGAAAATGGAAGCTGCAATAGCTAAAGCCAAATCAATACCTGTGAATTGCAACAATGTGGACAAGAAATTTAGGCAACTTGTTGATCTAACTGAAGATGAGGCCAATTTCCACACCAAGCAAAGTGCTTTTCTTTATAAACTTGCTGTCCACACCATGCCGAAATCTCTACATTGCCTGTCCATGAGATTGACTGTTGCGCATTTCCAAAACCCCTCTGTGGGTTTGGATGATTCAGTGACAGAGAAATTTGTAGATCCAGATATGTACCATTATGTTATGTTCTCCAACAACGTATTAGCATCATCTGTTGCTATTAATTCTACCGTTTTGCATGCTAAA GAGAGTAAGAAACTGGTTTTCCATGTCTTGACTGACAGACAAAACTTTTTTGCTATGAAGCTATGGTTCATTAGGAACACATTCAAGAAAGCTTCAATTCAAGTATTGAATTTTGAAGACTACAATACGATACCTGGTTTATCACTGTCAGAGGAATTTCGTGTTACCTATCAAGTTGCAAAGCTTCCCAAGATGCATTATAAGACAAACTATATTTCCTTATTTTCTCATTCACACTATTTCCTTCCGGAAATATTCAAGACATTGGACAAAATTGTTGTTCTGGATGATGATGTTATTGTTCAGCAAGACTTGTCAGCATTATGGAGACTCAATATGGGGAAGATGGTCAATGGTGCTGCTGAGTTTTGTGCAGTAAGGTTGGGACAGCTGGACAATTATCTAGgtaatatcaattttaaccgGACATCTTGTGCCTGGATGTCTGGATTGAATGTGATAAACCTGACAAGCTGGAGGAAGCTTAATCTTTCTGAAAAATTCCAAACAATGGTCCAAGAG TTTAGGAGGGAAGGCAGATTGCTGGAAGCTGCTGCATCTAGGGCTAGCTTGCTCACATTTCAAGACCTGGTTTATGCACTTGATGAAACATGGGTTCGGTCAGGTTTGGGTCATGAATATGGTCTAGATGTACAGTCGTTTAAGAATTCTGCGGTGTTGCATTATAGTGGAAACATGAAACCTTGGCTTGAGCTAGGAATTCCAAAATACAAAAGTTTATGGCTCAAGTTTATAAACAGAGAGGACCAGTTTTTGAGTGATTGCAATGTCATTCCATAG
- the LOC130818250 gene encoding KID-containing protein 1-like, which yields MSLEVDLRRIVKPDVGPTCSFTTTSQSSSIGQPDDDVTDDDDDQQEVQSSLSSLTSLEDSLPIKRKGLSKFYTGKSKSYGNLTQVRNVKELEKSDNPFNKRKRTLMAYNLMFKTNNVINKKKKSGTGLFYSHYNHISMPILPLSELGDHDQDHDDYDHDGGVVDQEQEQVNCSDTEDYFGQTSSFHLHQIKEHRPYHKSFMDNNNNVNVVACSSSVLVSDERFRHR from the exons ATGTCATTAGAGGTGGATTTGAGAAGGATTGTGAAACCAGATGTGGGTCCTACCTGCTCTTTCACAACAACATCACAAAGTTCTTCAATCGGACAACCTGATGATGATGTTactgacgatgatgatgatcaacaaGAGGTCCAAAGCAGTCTTTCCTCTTTGACTTCTCTTGAAGATTCTCTACCCATCAA GAGGAAAGGATTATCAAAATTCTATACAGGAAAGTCAAAATCATATGGGAATTTAACCCAAGTGAGAAATGTGAAGGAATTAGAGAAATCAGATAACCCTTTTAATAAAAGGAAGAGAACATTAATGGCTTATAATCTTATGTTTAAGACTAATAATGTGattaacaagaagaagaaatcaGGAACTGGGTTGTTCTATTCTCATTATAATCACATCTCCATGCCTATTTTACCCCTTTCCGAACTTGGTGATCATGATCAAGATCATGATGATTATGATCATGATGGTGGGGTAGTGGATCAGGAACAGGAACAGGTGAATTGTTCAGATACAGAGGATTACTTCGGTCAAACGTCGTCGTTTCATCTCCACCAAATCAAAGAGCATCGTCCTTATCATAAGAGTTTtatggataataataataatgtaaatgtgGTTGCTTGTTCTTCTAGTGTTCTTGTTTCTGACGAAAGGTTTAGGCATAGATAG